One part of the Leucobacter triazinivorans genome encodes these proteins:
- a CDS encoding CDP-alcohol phosphatidyltransferase family protein: MEERSERRYGAALDHLRAAQKPSAGTPLYSRLVNRPLGRRFAAAAYVLGATPDGVTLVSAVCTFSGIALIALVPPVWWLGVLVSALLILGYALDSADGQLARLRGGGSVQGEWLDHTVDAAKVLTIHAAILISVFRFFELPAGWLLIPLAYLVVDSLLFFGMMERDLLLARAAGGRAPASEASTGVLRAILILPSDYGLFCLLFLLLGAPLLYFGVYALMLVCNTIFLLLALVKWYRQLGAHGR; this comes from the coding sequence ATGGAGGAACGGTCGGAACGCCGCTACGGCGCCGCGCTCGATCACCTGCGGGCCGCGCAGAAGCCGTCGGCCGGAACGCCGCTCTACTCGCGGCTCGTCAACCGCCCGCTCGGCCGGCGGTTCGCCGCGGCCGCCTATGTGCTGGGGGCGACCCCCGACGGGGTCACGCTGGTCAGTGCCGTCTGCACCTTCAGCGGCATCGCGCTCATCGCGCTGGTGCCGCCGGTCTGGTGGCTGGGCGTGCTCGTGAGTGCGCTCCTCATCCTGGGCTACGCGCTCGACTCGGCCGACGGACAGCTCGCGCGGCTGCGCGGCGGGGGCAGCGTGCAGGGCGAGTGGCTCGATCACACCGTCGACGCGGCGAAGGTGCTCACGATCCACGCCGCGATCCTGATCTCCGTCTTCCGCTTCTTCGAGCTGCCGGCCGGGTGGCTGCTGATCCCGCTGGCCTATCTCGTCGTGGACAGCCTGCTCTTCTTCGGCATGATGGAGCGGGATCTGCTGCTGGCCCGAGCTGCGGGCGGCCGTGCGCCCGCGTCGGAGGCGTCCACGGGCGTGCTGCGCGCGATCCTCATCCTCCCCTCCGACTACGGCCTGTTCTGCCTGCTCTTCCTGCTTCTGGGCGCCCCGCTGCTCTACTTCGGCGTCTACGCCCTGATGCTCGTCTGCAACACGATCTTCCTGCTACTGGCCCTCGTCAAGTGGTACCGGCAGCTGGGCGCGCATGGACGGTGA